One Tamlana carrageenivorans genomic region harbors:
- a CDS encoding aldo/keto reductase — MGLGLAALGRPEYINIRAEHDIDKSEAAFKSTTFSVLHEAYRLGVRYFDTAPSYGKGEAFLQEWNTLTNHEDVILGTKWGYTYVANWQLGYPGKHEIKEHSLGKLLEQWEVSKAMLPRLKYYQVHSATFDSGILENHGVLETLAQIKKETGLYIGITTSGENQKEVISEALKIESHGNALFDSFQVSYNVFEQSTFEILRRVLESGKTVIIKEALANGRVFESENFPTYKAAYSLLKGLAVKYQVGVDAIALRFVMDCLQPDYVLSGASNVTQLKENLKANTFKLDINDVKALKTLNVASSFYWKERSDLDWN, encoded by the coding sequence ATAGGATTAGGCTTAGCGGCATTAGGTAGGCCCGAATACATTAATATTCGTGCCGAACACGATATCGATAAATCTGAAGCAGCCTTTAAAAGTACAACATTTTCGGTGTTACATGAAGCTTACAGGTTAGGAGTGCGTTATTTTGATACCGCGCCGTCTTATGGAAAAGGGGAGGCCTTTTTACAAGAATGGAATACCTTAACCAATCATGAAGATGTTATTCTAGGCACCAAATGGGGCTATACCTATGTGGCCAATTGGCAATTAGGGTATCCTGGTAAACATGAAATAAAGGAGCATTCCTTAGGTAAATTATTAGAGCAGTGGGAAGTTTCAAAAGCCATGCTGCCCAGACTAAAATATTATCAGGTGCATTCGGCAACTTTTGATAGCGGTATTCTAGAAAACCATGGCGTATTAGAAACCCTAGCTCAAATTAAAAAGGAAACCGGATTATACATTGGTATCACAACCAGTGGTGAAAATCAAAAAGAGGTCATTTCCGAAGCATTAAAAATTGAAAGTCATGGCAATGCTTTATTTGATAGTTTTCAAGTGTCTTATAATGTTTTCGAGCAATCGACTTTCGAAATATTACGCAGGGTTCTTGAAAGTGGAAAAACGGTTATTATTAAAGAGGCCTTGGCTAACGGACGCGTTTTTGAAAGTGAAAATTTCCCGACATATAAAGCGGCTTATTCCCTTTTAAAGGGTTTAGCGGTGAAATACCAGGTGGGAGTCGATGCCATTGCTTTGCGTTTTGTTATGGATTGTTTACAGCCCGATTACGTGCTTAGTGGCGCGTCGAATGTAACTCAATTGAAAGAAAATTTAAAAGCTAATACTTTTAAATTGGATATAAACGATGTAAAAGCTCTTAAAACCTTAAATGTTGCGTCCAGTTTTTATTGGAAAGAGCGCAGTGATTTGGATTGGAATTAA
- a CDS encoding four helix bundle protein: MKRDNVIKTKSFNFAVRIVNLYRFLITEHKEFVLSKQLLRSGTSIGSNVREAEHAESKADFIHKLSISLKEANETEYWLDLLKETGYLNNSEYLSLEFDVKEILKLLTSIIKTSKLK, from the coding sequence ATGAAGAGGGATAATGTTATTAAAACTAAAAGTTTTAATTTTGCAGTAAGAATTGTTAACCTGTATAGGTTCTTAATAACAGAACATAAAGAATTTGTGTTATCAAAGCAATTACTTCGTTCGGGTACCTCAATTGGTTCTAACGTTAGGGAAGCGGAACATGCTGAGAGTAAAGCGGATTTTATTCATAAACTCTCGATTTCATTAAAAGAGGCAAATGAAACGGAATATTGGCTGGATTTACTTAAGGAAACAGGCTATTTAAATAATTCTGAGTATCTTAGCCTCGAATTTGATGTTAAAGAGATATTGAAGTTGTTGACAAGTATTATTAAAACGTCAAAACTTAAGTAA
- a CDS encoding acyl-CoA thioesterase: MTTVDDLLHLLVLEKVNDYVFNGISETIGSPIVFGGQVLAQAINAASRTVSNQRSLHSMHAYFLEAGNLNYPITYNVAVVRDGGSFSVRRVTAHQNENTIFILAASFHIHESGYSHQIKMKSGLKQPEALLSWTDILNLFGDSLPKGLKAFFEVDRPIEFKPTEIVNPSDRKDLPPFIDVWFKLKGDAKNLDLATKQQILTYISDYNILVSALNPHASKAHWGNTQTASLDHSMWYFRDFDFNDWMLFSIESPSSASARGFARGNIFTRDGKLIASVAQEGLMRPIEKK, encoded by the coding sequence ATGACTACTGTTGATGATTTATTGCACCTTTTGGTTTTAGAAAAGGTTAATGATTATGTGTTTAATGGCATTAGTGAAACCATTGGGAGCCCGATCGTTTTTGGTGGTCAAGTTTTAGCTCAAGCTATTAATGCCGCGAGTAGAACGGTGTCAAATCAAAGAAGCTTACATTCCATGCATGCTTATTTTTTAGAGGCAGGGAATCTAAATTATCCTATTACGTATAATGTTGCTGTGGTTAGAGATGGTGGTAGTTTTTCGGTACGTCGGGTTACGGCACATCAAAATGAAAATACGATATTTATTTTAGCGGCATCTTTTCACATTCATGAGTCTGGCTATAGCCATCAAATTAAAATGAAGTCGGGTTTAAAACAGCCTGAGGCTTTGTTGAGTTGGACCGATATCTTAAACCTATTTGGTGATTCTTTACCCAAAGGGTTGAAAGCCTTTTTTGAAGTGGATCGCCCCATAGAATTTAAACCTACAGAAATCGTAAATCCTTCAGATAGAAAAGATTTGCCTCCGTTTATTGATGTTTGGTTTAAATTAAAAGGTGATGCTAAAAATTTAGATTTAGCCACAAAACAGCAAATTTTAACGTATATTTCAGATTATAATATTTTAGTATCTGCTCTTAATCCGCATGCCAGTAAAGCGCATTGGGGCAATACACAAACGGCTAGTTTAGACCATTCGATGTGGTATTTTAGAGATTTTGATTTTAACGATTGGATGTTATTTTCAATAGAATCTCCCAGCTCTGCAAGTGCTAGAGGCTTTGCAAGAGGTAATATTTTTACGCGTGATGGTAAATTAATAGCCTCGGTAGCACAAGAAGGTTTAATGCGTCCAATTGAAAAAAAATGA
- a CDS encoding glycerophosphodiester phosphodiesterase, whose amino-acid sequence MTNKVLKIGHRGAKGHLAENTLESIKKALDLKVDGIEIDVHRCASGELVVFHDFTLNRVTDGSGEISKHTLNNLKKIKVKGRYQIATLSQVLALIDNKCLLNIELKGQDTAKEACRLITFFVDKKGWDYSNIIVSSFQFDLLDEVYQINKSIPLGVLTNTNLEEAVNFAKQINATSIHPNYTMLTPENVEELRQDFKVIAYTVNNLKPIERMIEYGVSGIISDYPDRI is encoded by the coding sequence ATGACAAACAAAGTATTAAAAATAGGGCATCGTGGCGCCAAAGGTCACCTTGCCGAAAACACACTAGAGTCTATTAAAAAAGCCTTAGACTTAAAAGTTGATGGCATCGAAATTGATGTGCATCGCTGCGCTTCTGGTGAATTGGTAGTTTTTCACGATTTCACCTTAAATCGCGTTACCGATGGTTCCGGCGAAATTTCTAAACATACCCTAAACAATCTAAAGAAAATTAAAGTTAAAGGGCGCTATCAAATCGCAACCTTATCGCAGGTGCTTGCTTTAATTGATAACAAATGTTTGTTGAATATTGAACTAAAAGGTCAAGATACAGCAAAAGAAGCCTGCCGTCTTATCACATTTTTTGTTGATAAAAAAGGTTGGGATTATAGCAATATTATTGTGTCTAGTTTTCAATTTGATTTGTTAGATGAGGTTTATCAAATAAATAAAAGCATACCTCTTGGCGTACTTACTAATACCAATTTGGAAGAAGCTGTTAACTTTGCGAAGCAGATAAACGCCACATCTATTCATCCTAATTACACCATGCTAACTCCCGAAAATGTGGAAGAATTGCGTCAGGATTTCAAGGTTATTGCCTATACTGTAAATAACCTAAAACCTATTGAACGTATGATTGAATATGGTGTTAGCGGGATTATTTCTGATTATCCAGATAGAATATGA
- a CDS encoding metallophosphoesterase, producing MKVLKLFFVVVTLFFASACATYKPQYKTKAIVSKFPDKTIVHSFYLIGDAGNSPIGTATETLKAFKKDLAQASKNSTAIFLGDNIYPKGMPNKKDKGRAFAEHQLDMQIDAVTNFKGQTLFIPGNHDWYNDGLKGLKRQEKYIEDRLGKNTFLPEKGCPIERVKISDHTVLIVIDSEWYLTNWDKHPTINDACDIKTRDKFFDEFESEIKKARGKTTIVAIHHPMFTNGSHGGQYGFKSHMTPVPVLGTLKNVIRKTGGVVSVDDQNKCYLELKKRLVTLSQENEKAIFVSGHDHNLQYLIQDNLPQIISGAGSKTNPTRLVGGGQFSYGAPGYARLDVFNDGASYVRFYSNNRVVFQSEVLPKDLENNFNDLVENFPKEKKASIYSRSETEKSSFHKWLFGVRYREDFSTPVLAPTVNLDTLFGGLTPVRKGGGHQSKSLRLVDKNGREYVMRALRKNAEQYMQAVAFKEQYIEGQFAETYTEGLMLDVFTGSHPYAPFVVGDLADAIHVYHTNPVLYYVPKQKAIGAYNDEFGDALYMIEERTDSGHGNQASFGFSNTMVSTDDLLKNLTADEKYIVDEAAYIKARLFDMLIGDWDRHEDQWRWAAFKEAGKVVYRPVPRDRDQAFSVMADGFLLNLLTVLEPSVRGMKSYSETLKKPKWFNAAPYALDMALINQSDKKVWDVQVQFIQKHITDAVIDAAFSHVPPEVNQQSIADIKRKLKGRREHLQQISDAYFNHIRKFAVVKGTHKDDWFEIIRLPKGETKVTVYRIKNGEKADVVHQHTYHRKATKEIWVFGLDDNDHFEVTGDGKQAIKLRLIGGQNNDVYAVSNARKLKIYDQKSKNNQFLTRKGKKTLADDYEVNLYDYKKLKNNTNQLLPALGLNPDDGFRLGFKNTWTNYGFERNPFTSKHRVSASYYFATHGFDLAYKVELTHVIGDFNLGLEALFTSPNYTINFFGYGNNTPNFEADNHDGTHVNMNYNRVKLETLSFAPSLIWRGQLGAHFQFGAAYENIEVEETAGRFINEAFIGDNVSFTNEFLGVYAKYEFENQDNKAFPTLGMLFALETGYKNNMGNRKDFAYIIPTLAFDYKLVDHGKLVLATKFKGHLNFGDGFEFYQAANIGANNGLRGYRNERFTGKSAFYQTSDLRFNFQKVKTSLLPLYLGVYGGFDYGRVWVDDRLVLDSAYNANRWNTSVGGGVFINGVDLFTLNMALFHSQDGMRFSFGLGMDL from the coding sequence ATGAAGGTTTTGAAACTTTTTTTTGTCGTTGTCACGCTCTTTTTTGCTAGTGCCTGTGCCACTTATAAACCTCAGTATAAAACGAAAGCAATAGTTTCTAAGTTTCCCGATAAAACCATTGTGCATTCCTTTTACTTAATTGGAGATGCCGGTAATTCGCCAATAGGAACCGCTACCGAAACTCTTAAAGCTTTTAAAAAGGACTTAGCGCAGGCCTCAAAAAATAGTACAGCTATTTTTTTGGGCGATAATATTTATCCTAAAGGCATGCCCAATAAAAAGGATAAAGGGCGCGCTTTCGCGGAACATCAGCTGGATATGCAAATCGATGCTGTAACAAACTTTAAAGGCCAAACTTTGTTTATACCTGGAAATCATGATTGGTATAACGACGGATTAAAAGGTCTAAAACGTCAGGAGAAATATATTGAAGATCGACTGGGGAAAAACACCTTTCTCCCAGAGAAAGGATGCCCCATTGAACGTGTGAAAATTTCGGATCATACGGTTCTAATTGTTATAGATTCCGAATGGTATTTAACCAATTGGGATAAGCACCCAACAATAAACGATGCTTGCGATATAAAAACCAGAGATAAATTTTTTGATGAATTTGAAAGCGAAATTAAAAAGGCACGAGGAAAAACCACTATTGTAGCCATTCATCATCCCATGTTTACCAATGGCTCTCATGGCGGCCAATATGGTTTTAAAAGTCATATGACGCCCGTTCCTGTTTTGGGAACTTTAAAAAATGTGATTCGTAAAACGGGTGGTGTGGTTAGCGTCGATGATCAAAATAAATGCTATTTGGAGCTTAAAAAACGTTTAGTAACACTGTCTCAAGAAAACGAAAAAGCCATTTTTGTTTCGGGGCATGATCATAACTTGCAGTATCTTATTCAAGATAATCTGCCGCAAATTATTAGTGGCGCAGGATCAAAAACGAATCCGACACGACTGGTGGGTGGCGGACAATTTTCATACGGAGCTCCGGGTTACGCCCGACTAGATGTTTTTAATGATGGCGCTTCCTATGTGCGTTTTTATTCTAATAATCGAGTGGTTTTTCAATCGGAAGTCTTGCCAAAAGACCTTGAAAATAACTTTAATGATTTAGTAGAAAACTTTCCGAAGGAAAAAAAAGCGTCCATTTATAGCCGTTCCGAAACCGAAAAAAGTAGTTTCCATAAATGGCTTTTTGGAGTTCGCTATCGCGAAGATTTTAGTACGCCTGTTTTAGCACCTACCGTAAATTTAGACACGCTTTTTGGGGGGTTAACTCCTGTAAGAAAGGGAGGAGGGCATCAATCAAAATCACTGCGATTAGTAGATAAAAATGGTCGGGAGTACGTGATGCGGGCGCTTCGAAAAAATGCCGAGCAATACATGCAAGCCGTTGCTTTTAAAGAACAGTATATTGAAGGCCAATTTGCTGAAACTTATACCGAAGGCTTAATGCTGGATGTTTTTACAGGATCGCACCCCTACGCGCCCTTTGTTGTTGGCGATCTGGCTGATGCTATTCATGTTTATCATACCAATCCAGTACTTTATTACGTGCCTAAACAAAAAGCTATTGGGGCTTATAATGATGAGTTTGGCGATGCACTATATATGATTGAAGAACGCACCGATTCTGGTCATGGCAATCAAGCAAGTTTTGGCTTTTCAAATACCATGGTGAGTACCGACGATTTGTTGAAAAACCTAACCGCCGATGAAAAGTATATTGTCGATGAAGCAGCTTACATTAAAGCCCGTTTATTTGATATGCTTATTGGCGATTGGGATCGGCATGAAGATCAATGGCGCTGGGCAGCATTTAAAGAAGCAGGTAAGGTGGTTTACCGACCTGTGCCTCGAGATCGCGATCAGGCTTTTTCTGTTATGGCCGATGGTTTTTTACTCAACTTGCTAACCGTTTTAGAGCCTTCGGTTCGCGGTATGAAAAGCTATTCGGAAACCCTGAAAAAACCAAAATGGTTTAACGCAGCGCCTTACGCTTTAGATATGGCGCTAATTAATCAATCCGATAAAAAGGTATGGGATGTCCAGGTTCAGTTTATTCAAAAGCATATTACCGATGCTGTAATAGATGCTGCTTTCTCACATGTTCCACCAGAAGTGAATCAACAAAGTATTGCTGATATCAAACGGAAATTGAAAGGACGTCGTGAGCATCTTCAGCAAATTTCTGATGCTTATTTCAACCATATAAGGAAATTCGCTGTCGTTAAAGGAACACATAAGGATGATTGGTTTGAAATTATTCGTTTACCAAAAGGGGAAACGAAAGTGACGGTATATAGAATTAAAAATGGTGAAAAAGCCGATGTTGTGCATCAACATACATACCACAGGAAAGCAACTAAAGAAATTTGGGTTTTTGGACTGGATGACAACGATCATTTTGAGGTTACAGGAGATGGAAAACAAGCTATAAAACTGCGTTTAATTGGCGGTCAAAATAATGATGTTTATGCTGTTTCCAATGCTAGAAAACTTAAAATTTACGATCAGAAAAGTAAAAACAATCAGTTTTTAACCCGTAAAGGCAAGAAGACACTTGCCGACGATTATGAGGTTAATTTATACGATTATAAGAAACTGAAAAATAATACCAATCAACTGTTACCAGCTTTGGGGCTTAATCCCGATGATGGCTTTAGGCTTGGTTTTAAAAATACGTGGACTAACTACGGGTTTGAGCGTAATCCCTTCACGTCAAAACACCGTGTTTCGGCGTCTTATTATTTCGCAACGCATGGTTTTGATTTAGCTTATAAAGTCGAATTGACTCATGTTATTGGTGATTTTAATTTGGGTTTGGAAGCTTTGTTTACCAGTCCGAATTACACCATTAATTTTTTTGGTTATGGGAACAATACACCAAATTTTGAAGCCGATAATCACGACGGTACGCATGTGAATATGAATTACAACCGCGTAAAACTAGAAACCTTAAGTTTTGCGCCTTCTTTAATTTGGCGAGGACAACTGGGAGCGCATTTTCAATTTGGAGCAGCCTATGAAAATATTGAGGTTGAAGAAACTGCAGGTCGTTTTATTAACGAAGCATTTATTGGTGATAATGTGAGTTTTACAAACGAGTTTTTAGGTGTTTATGCTAAATATGAGTTTGAAAATCAAGACAATAAAGCTTTCCCGACTTTAGGGATGTTATTTGCTTTAGAGACGGGTTATAAAAACAATATGGGAAACCGCAAGGATTTCGCTTATATCATTCCTACTTTGGCCTTCGATTATAAATTGGTAGATCATGGTAAATTGGTATTAGCTACAAAATTTAAAGGCCATCTTAATTTTGGCGACGGATTTGAGTTTTACCAGGCTGCAAATATTGGTGCTAATAATGGCTTAAGAGGTTATCGAAATGAACGTTTTACAGGTAAAAGTGCCTTTTATCAAACCAGTGATTTACGATTTAACTTCCAGAAAGTTAAAACAAGTTTATTGCCTTTGTATCTAGGGGTTTATGGTGGTTTTGATTATGGTCGTGTTTGGGTAGATGATCGCTTGGTGTTGGATTCAGCTTATAATGCAAATCGTTGGAACACTTCGGTAGGCGGTGGCGTTTTTATAAATGGTGTAGATCTGTTTACATTAAATATGGCACTTTTTCATAGTCAAGACGGTATGCGTTTTTCCTTTGGCTTAGGTATGGATTTATAG
- a CDS encoding NAD(P)/FAD-dependent oxidoreductase produces the protein MIKKDVIIIGGGAAGFFAAINIAENNPELQVAILERAKEGLAKVKVSGGGRCNVTHAEFMPSELVKNYPRGEKELLGPFHQFMTGDTIAWFEERGVELKIEDDGRMFPVSNSSQTIIDCFLSEAQKHGVDILYNQPVKSIEKEGDAFVIQTSDNRFTSNKILVATGSNPKIWKLLEDLGHSVSEPVPSLFTFNIKDDRIQDIPGVVALNVEVKVLGANLWSEGPLLITHWGMSAPSILKLSAFGALELAKRDYKFQIEINFIRQSFEAALGVLKDLKQTMPKKTVFKSTQFDLPKRLWHKLVLASEMSETTRWADLNKMQLETLVKQLTSAVFNVDGKSTFKEEFVTAGGVNLKEVNFKTFESKYVENLYFAGEVLNIDAITGGFNFQNAWTGAFIAARDIAKSV, from the coding sequence ATGATCAAAAAAGACGTTATAATTATTGGTGGTGGAGCAGCAGGCTTTTTCGCTGCCATTAATATTGCGGAAAACAATCCTGAATTGCAGGTCGCTATTTTAGAACGAGCAAAAGAAGGCTTAGCTAAAGTTAAGGTTTCTGGCGGCGGACGCTGCAATGTTACCCACGCCGAATTTATGCCTTCAGAATTGGTTAAAAATTATCCTCGCGGGGAGAAAGAACTCCTTGGACCTTTTCATCAGTTTATGACGGGTGATACCATCGCTTGGTTTGAAGAGCGTGGTGTGGAGTTAAAAATAGAGGATGATGGTCGCATGTTTCCGGTTTCAAATTCGTCACAAACCATTATCGATTGTTTTTTAAGTGAAGCCCAAAAGCATGGGGTTGATATCTTGTATAATCAACCTGTAAAATCGATAGAAAAAGAAGGTGATGCTTTTGTTATTCAAACTTCCGATAACCGCTTTACTTCAAATAAAATATTGGTGGCTACAGGAAGTAATCCGAAAATATGGAAACTTTTAGAAGACCTTGGTCATAGTGTTTCAGAACCCGTACCTTCCTTATTTACTTTTAATATTAAGGATGATCGCATCCAAGATATTCCTGGCGTTGTGGCTTTAAATGTAGAGGTGAAAGTTTTAGGAGCCAACCTTTGGAGTGAAGGGCCGTTACTTATTACACATTGGGGTATGAGTGCGCCTTCTATTTTAAAATTGTCGGCCTTCGGAGCATTAGAATTAGCAAAACGCGACTATAAATTTCAAATAGAAATTAATTTTATACGACAATCTTTTGAAGCCGCTTTAGGTGTTTTAAAAGACCTAAAGCAAACCATGCCTAAAAAAACGGTATTTAAATCTACACAGTTTGATTTGCCTAAGCGATTATGGCATAAATTGGTTTTAGCTTCAGAAATGTCAGAGACTACACGCTGGGCCGATTTAAATAAAATGCAATTAGAGACCTTAGTAAAACAACTAACTTCTGCTGTGTTTAACGTGGATGGGAAAAGTACGTTTAAAGAGGAGTTTGTTACCGCTGGAGGGGTAAACCTAAAAGAAGTAAATTTTAAAACTTTTGAGAGTAAGTATGTTGAAAATCTTTATTTTGCTGGCGAAGTTTTAAATATTGATGCCATTACTGGCGGATTTAATTTCCAAAATGCTTGGACCGGTGCTTTCATTGCTGCACGAGATATAGCGAAGTCCGTTTAA
- a CDS encoding diphosphomevalonate/mevalonate 3,5-bisphosphate decarboxylase family protein, with amino-acid sequence MTENNFIPKPYTNAIEKGAFTWSSPSNIALVKYWGKKKNQIPENPSISFTLNNCKTTTTLSFSKKADKDAFSFDVYLDGEKKESFKSKIETFFNRVEVYLPFLKAYHFKIETSNTFPHSSGIASSASGMSALALCLMSVEEALTGGSVIPRAVEESQAETYFIQKASFLARLGSGSACRSLEGDLVVWGQHESIEGSSDLFGVKFPHQVHKAFKNYQDTILLVDKGEKVVSSTVGHNLMHGHPFAQERFKQADKNLKTITEILKSGDLDAFIALVESEALTLHAMMMTSMPYFILMKPNTLEIINKIWSFRAETGSKVCFTLDAGANVHVLYPQNEAETVRTFIETELADYCQNRQFIHDAVGFGACQLINNN; translated from the coding sequence ATGACAGAAAATAATTTTATACCTAAACCATACACAAACGCTATCGAAAAAGGCGCATTTACATGGTCGTCGCCAAGTAATATCGCATTAGTAAAATATTGGGGTAAAAAGAAAAATCAGATTCCTGAAAATCCGTCTATCAGTTTTACTTTAAATAACTGTAAAACGACGACAACTTTAAGTTTTTCAAAAAAAGCCGATAAGGATGCCTTTTCATTTGATGTGTATTTAGATGGTGAAAAAAAAGAGAGTTTTAAATCTAAAATAGAAACTTTTTTTAATCGTGTTGAGGTGTATTTGCCATTTTTAAAAGCCTATCATTTTAAAATTGAAACGTCAAATACTTTTCCGCATAGCTCGGGAATTGCATCATCAGCTTCAGGAATGAGTGCTCTGGCCTTGTGTTTAATGAGTGTTGAAGAGGCATTAACGGGTGGTTCTGTCATTCCGAGGGCAGTCGAGGAATCTCAAGCGGAAACTTATTTCATTCAAAAAGCCTCATTTTTAGCCCGTTTGGGTTCTGGGTCTGCTTGTAGAAGTCTAGAAGGAGATTTGGTGGTTTGGGGACAACATGAGTCTATTGAAGGGAGTTCCGATTTGTTTGGTGTGAAATTTCCACATCAAGTCCATAAGGCGTTTAAAAATTACCAAGACACCATTTTGTTGGTGGATAAAGGTGAAAAAGTGGTGAGTAGCACCGTTGGACATAATTTGATGCACGGACACCCTTTCGCACAAGAACGTTTTAAGCAAGCCGATAAAAACTTAAAAACGATTACCGAAATTTTAAAATCGGGTGATTTGGATGCGTTTATCGCTTTGGTAGAAAGTGAAGCCTTAACGCTGCATGCTATGATGATGACCAGTATGCCGTATTTTATCCTGATGAAGCCTAATACGTTGGAAATTATCAATAAAATATGGTCGTTTCGCGCAGAAACAGGCTCTAAAGTTTGTTTTACATTAGACGCTGGTGCAAACGTACATGTGTTGTATCCACAAAATGAAGCTGAAACAGTAAGAACGTTTATTGAAACAGAACTGGCCGACTACTGTCAAAATAGACAGTTTATTCATGACGCAGTGGGGTTCGGAGCCTGTCAATTGATAAATAACAATTGA
- a CDS encoding mevalonate kinase family protein: protein MKGPLFYSKILLFGEYGIIKDSKGLSIPYNFYNGALKKSENPSEAAIKSNASLKRFAEYIQNIDSELVRFDYALLKEDVDSGMYFDSSIPQGYGVGSSGALVAAVYNQYAFDKITVLENLTREKLLKLKAIFSEMESFFHGKSSGLDPLNSYLSIPILINSKDNIEATGIPAQQSEGKGAVFLIDSGIIGETAPMVSLFMENMKQEGFRNMLKTQFIKHTDACVEDFLKGNVKSLFKNTKQLSKIVLSHFKPMIPQQFHELWEKGINTNDYYLKLCGSGGGGYILGFTEDIEKAKKSLSDYKLEVVYNF from the coding sequence ATGAAAGGACCTTTATTTTATTCTAAAATTCTACTTTTCGGCGAATACGGAATCATCAAAGATTCTAAAGGCTTATCTATTCCTTACAATTTTTATAACGGTGCTTTAAAGAAGTCTGAAAACCCTTCGGAGGCTGCTATAAAATCGAATGCGAGTTTAAAGCGCTTTGCTGAATATATTCAGAATATAGATTCTGAATTGGTGCGTTTTGATTATGCGTTGTTGAAGGAAGATGTAGATTCGGGCATGTATTTCGATTCTTCTATTCCTCAAGGATATGGTGTAGGAAGTAGCGGTGCTTTAGTGGCTGCTGTTTACAATCAGTATGCTTTTGATAAAATAACCGTTCTTGAAAATCTAACCAGAGAAAAGCTATTAAAACTAAAAGCTATTTTTTCGGAAATGGAATCGTTTTTCCACGGAAAATCTTCTGGACTAGATCCTTTAAATAGCTATTTAAGCATTCCTATTTTAATAAACTCTAAAGATAATATTGAAGCTACAGGCATACCAGCACAGCAAAGTGAAGGTAAAGGCGCTGTATTTTTAATCGATAGTGGTATTATTGGAGAAACAGCTCCTATGGTGAGTTTGTTTATGGAAAACATGAAACAAGAAGGTTTCCGTAATATGCTTAAAACCCAATTTATAAAACATACCGATGCCTGCGTAGAAGATTTTCTTAAGGGTAACGTGAAATCCTTGTTTAAAAATACGAAGCAGTTATCTAAAATTGTTTTAAGTCATTTTAAACCGATGATTCCACAGCAGTTTCATGAACTATGGGAAAAAGGAATCAATACCAACGACTACTATTTAAAACTATGTGGCTCTGGCGGTGGTGGCTATATTCTTGGTTTTACAGAGGATATCGAAAAAGCTAAAAAATCGCTTAGTGATTATAAATTGGAGGTGGTTTATAATTTTTAA
- a CDS encoding DUF1697 domain-containing protein, with protein sequence MKTYIALLRGINVSGQKKIPMAELRELFSGSGLENVQTYIQSGNVLFQSSEDNLQKLELKIHQAIKSHFDFDVPVVVKTHEDLQSIFDGCPFSEEKKKNSYFTFLFESPKQEAIEVVSGLSFPNEEFIITPECIYFYSAIGYGKAKCSNNFFERKLKIRATARNYKTLVKLLALSEAN encoded by the coding sequence ATGAAAACCTATATCGCCCTTTTAAGAGGGATTAATGTAAGCGGACAAAAGAAAATTCCCATGGCTGAACTTCGTGAGTTGTTTTCTGGTAGTGGGTTAGAAAACGTTCAAACCTATATTCAAAGTGGGAATGTATTGTTTCAATCTTCCGAAGACAATCTTCAAAAATTAGAATTAAAAATCCATCAAGCAATTAAATCACATTTTGATTTTGACGTGCCTGTTGTAGTAAAAACTCATGAAGACCTTCAAAGTATTTTTGATGGGTGTCCTTTTTCCGAAGAAAAAAAGAAAAACAGTTACTTTACATTTTTATTTGAGTCGCCAAAACAGGAAGCCATTGAAGTTGTTTCAGGATTAAGCTTTCCAAATGAAGAATTTATAATCACTCCAGAATGTATTTATTTCTATAGTGCCATAGGTTACGGTAAGGCAAAATGTAGTAACAATTTCTTTGAACGTAAACTAAAAATAAGAGCCACCGCCAGAAATTATAAAACGTTGGTTAAGCTTTTAGCTTTGTCTGAAGCTAATTAA